The DNA region CTTTCCCGAGTGAGATGTATGCAGGATCCTCTTTCCCTCCGAGGACTGCTCCCTTGAATTGATGCTTTTTGCCTCCCGTTTCCACGGTCCAGGTACCGTCCACTTTTTTGGCATCCTTGATGTGGCCGAACAGGGCGAGTTCATAGGTTCCCACTTCTTCATTGGGGAACAGGGCCGCATCCAGCACCAATTCCACTTGCTCTTTCTGCTCGGAGGAACCGTTGTTTTGATCATTCCCGCCCGGTTGGGAGCTGCCTTGGTTATTATTGACTTCCACGATCACTTGTTCTTTGAATTGATGATCCTGTCCGTCAATTTTGCCGACATACTCCACGTTGATCGGGTACTGCTTTCCAATCTCGGGTTGGAAAACATACGTTCTTTCCAAATCGGTGACTTCCGTATACTCAATCACTTTTTCGTTGTAAACGGAAAAGGTCCAGGTTCCTTTGGACTCTTTTGCGTTTTCCAGTGATGCGGTGACCACTGCCTTTTCGCCTTCCATCTTGTACCCCACTTTAAGCGCCGGGGCCTCTTCAGCATTTGCCGTCCCTGCAGGGAACCAGTTGGCAAAGCCGAGGGCCACCGCCAGCAGAGCGGATGCGAATCGCTTCATTCAAATCTCCCCTTTTATGTAAAAATATTGTTATCGGCGGCTCATTTATGAAATTCGAAACGAATCACGATTTTTGGCGCAGAAACACTTTGATTTTTGTGTACATTTCGTGAAAAACGAACGTTCCGGAACCGGTAGGCGTCAGAAGGAAGGAATGTCCTTCCCACTGTGTGGATTCGAAGATCGGACTGTTTTTCGAGCCAAAATGAGACCTGTTTCCCGTGGAAAAATGTGAAATCCGGCATGCCCGACCACTCTCATTGCACGTTCCATGGTGTGGTCTTCGCCGTCACCCCTGTTTCGGCTGCGGGGAACGTGCCCGATTGAGGATCCATCAGCAAATGTAAAAAGCCGACGGGGTTTCCCGTCGGCTTCACTTTTTTCAACCGCCCGCCGGATGCCGCTTCCCGCTTGTTTCGTTGCACAAGCAATGGCACGCACGGGAAGCGGCACCGGTTTCATGGCAGGTTGGTCAACGCTGCCGCGGGATCATTCCCGTCGGCAGCATTCGTTTTGCCGGTTGGATCAGGCGGTGCGGCGCAGTTTCAGCAGGGCCAGACCGCCGATGAGCAGAGCCAGGCCGGCTGCGGCACCCGTCGGATGCGTGGTGGCCGTTTTCGGCAGTTTGCCGCCTTTCACTTTATCTTTCAGTTCTTTTCCTTGTTCCGGATCCACTTTCACCGGATCTTTCCCCGGTTTCGGGGTCACGGACGGTTTTTCATTTCCGCCGTCGTCAGTACCTTCAACATCCAGTTCCATGGAATCCATGAAGAATGCTTCTTCACCGTCAACGACGCCTGCAAACATGATGAAAACTTCATACTTCCCGGCTTCGAACTTGCTGATGTCAAATTCGGCGGTGAAGCTGGTACCGTTGTAGTCTTCAGCTTCTTTTTCCGCCACCGGTTCCGCATTTTCATCTCCGGCCGGTCCGACCCCGATGTACCAGAAACCGGTTGCTTCTTTGGCATTCTTCAGTTCAGCGGTCACCTTGATGTTGCCGTTTTCCAGCTGTACCAGATCCGTCACCATATCCGCATCGCTTGCAGCGAAGGCAGTTCCCGGCAGCAGGGCCGCGGCGAAGACCAGGGCCATCGCAAGCAGTCCGGTTGCAAACCGCTTCATGCAGATCTCTCCTTTTATGTAATTATTTTGTTTATTAACCTTTTCATGAATAAAATCCGATGTATAAATCTGTTTTTTGGTCCAAAAATAAATAAAAATTTGTGTACATCTCGTGAATCCAGAAAAAGACAACATGATGACGTTTTCCTGTGTTTTCGATGCTACGAAAAAACCCTTTCCCCGGTATGGGGAAAGGGTTTTCTGATGATTTACATGTTGCGGCGGTATTGTCCGCCCACTTCGTACAATGCCCGGGTAATCTGGCCGAGGCTGGCGACGCGGACGGTGCGCATCAGTTCGGCGAAAATGTTGCCGC from Staphylospora marina includes:
- a CDS encoding LPXTG cell wall anchor domain-containing protein yields the protein MLSFSGFTRCTQIFIYFWTKKQIYTSDFIHEKVNKQNNYIKGEICMKRFATGLLAMALVFAAALLPGTAFAASDADMVTDLVQLENGNIKVTAELKNAKEATGFWYIGVGPAGDENAEPVAEKEAEDYNGTSFTAEFDISKFEAGKYEVFIMFAGVVDGEEAFFMDSMELDVEGTDDGGNEKPSVTPKPGKDPVKVDPEQGKELKDKVKGGKLPKTATTHPTGAAAGLALLIGGLALLKLRRTA